ACTTCTAAAAATGTAACTGCATCTGCAATATTGCAGCTTTGTTGCTTATCTGCAAGTGGTATAATCCCTTTAACAGACTGATCATCATCCACCTTAGACTTCATCTTCAGCggatccaaagaaaaaaatttattcttcATTGGAATCTCAAATAACTTCCGACACTTTGAATCAAAAATCAAACACTTTTTCTCCTCAAACATCACCTTGTATCCTTTCTCTACAAGCTGACAAACGCTCAACAAACTTTGGGCAATCTTAGGAACATACAAAACCTCATATATCAATTTTGTACCAACACAACTCTCTATTTGGACAGTTCCTTTACCCTTCACTGCCAAGTACTCTCCATTCCCAATTCTTACTCTTGTTGTTACTAATCTATCAAGCTCCCTAAAGAGCTTCTCATCACTTGTCATGTTGTTAGTACAACCACTATCAACAAGCCAACAACCTTTTGAAACAAATGAGGTAAAACCAGAAGCAACAAAGAGTTTTTCTACCTCTTCTTCAACTGCAGGTTGTGCCTCTCCTTGCTGCTGAGACTCTTTCTCCTTGCAAATGACTTCAACATGCCCAAACTGATGACACTTTTTGCATTTCACATCAAGCCTTCTCCAACACTTATAGTGTGGATGGTTCCTTCCACCACAGTGCTGACATGGACGGTGCTTTCCCCTTCTGCTGTTGCTCGATCTTTCCGTTGCAACAATCTCATAAGCATTGTCATATTCTTTCAAgttctttccttttccacCAGAACTTTGTTGCATTTTGGCTTGCAAAGCTCCTTCAACCATTCCTACTTCAGtaattccttttcttctcatcATACTTCTCTGCTCTTGAGCCTGCAAAGCACTAAGAACTTTAGCAAGTTTGATATCTGAAAGTTCCTTAGTGTTCTCTAATGAAGCAATAGTTGCCTCGAACCTTTCTGGTACAGAAACCAGAATCTTTTGCACTAGCCTATCATCCTTCATATCAGTTCCCAGCACTCTAATCTTGTTAGCAATCTCCACAAGCCTATCAGCAAACTCTTTcacagtctctctctcttccatcTGAATcctttcaaattctctcaacaaaTTTAACACTTTTATACCTCTAATCTTCTCATCTCCTTCATATTCTTCCTTCAAGTAATCCCAAATAGCTTTTGCTGACTCAAGCCTCATGATTCTGGTGAAGATGGTGGGTGACACAGCAGCATAAAGACACGATTTTGCCTTTGCCTTCCTAGTCTTCTTCTCCCTGTGCAGCTTGATCTGAGCCATGGTTGGATTGTTAGGAAGGGGAGCCACCTCGTAGTCTTCTTCCACTGCTTCCCACAAATCACAACCTTCCATAAAAGCCGTCATCTTCACAGCCCATGCTTGATAATTCTCCCCATCGAACACAGGTGGTGCCATGGCAGAGAATCCACTCGAACCTGCCTCCATCTTGCCTTGAACTTCAATGGATGCAGTCAAAACACTTAATCAACCTCACAAGTCTCTCACCCACACAGGTCCCTTAAGATCAAGGAAGCTCTAATACCACTGTTAATTCTTTCAAATTCCCACTCTCTTAGTGTTTCTTTCA
The sequence above is drawn from the Punica granatum isolate Tunisia-2019 chromosome 5, ASM765513v2, whole genome shotgun sequence genome and encodes:
- the LOC116207910 gene encoding uncharacterized protein LOC116207910; translation: MEAGSSGFSAMAPPVFDGENYQAWAVKMTAFMEGCDLWEAVEEDYEVAPLPNNPTMAQIKLHREKKTRKAKAKSCLYAAVSPTIFTRIMRLESAKAIWDYLKEEYEGDEKIRGIKVLNLLREFERIQMEERETVKEFADRLVEIANKIRVLGTDMKDDRLVQKILVSVPERFEATIASLENTKELSDIKLAKVLSALQAQEQRSMMRRKGITEVGMVEGALQAKMQQSSGGKGKNLKEYDNAYEIVATERSSNSRRGKHRPCQHCGGRNHPHYKCWRRLDVKCKKCHQFGHVEVICKEKESQQQGEAQPAVEEEVEKLFVASGFTSFVSKGCWLVDSGCTNNMTSDEKLFRELDRLVTTRVRIGNGEYLAVKGKGTVQIESCVGTKLIYEVLYVPKIAQSLLSVCQLVEKGYKVMFEEKKCLIFDSKCRKLFEIPMKNKFFSLDPLKMKSKVDDDQSVKGIIPLADKQQSCNIADAVTFLEVAGEEEGKADKRVMVAIKEELAILEPKTKFDLDGSLEVFQVPKQEKRVYELKDTPRAWYSKMDEHLLNLGFGRGMSKSTFQVVRKAGAYQLAHKVKCFMQKIRVCNST